In one window of Meiothermus sp. DNA:
- a CDS encoding HRDC domain-containing protein: MQCQTFTLRLDHARDLEQLNAFLAQVMPIQVSSSLVMGHAPFWSVLVFYEGEPKTPSSRQTNPAAEPSSSPAFEALRKWRSQKAKQEGVPPYVIATNAELQAILKSKPKTPAELGEVKGLSQAKVQKYGREILQILNQAL, from the coding sequence ATGCAGTGCCAGACCTTTACACTTCGGCTGGACCATGCTCGGGACCTCGAGCAGCTCAACGCGTTTTTAGCCCAGGTCATGCCCATCCAGGTATCCAGCAGCCTGGTGATGGGCCATGCCCCCTTCTGGAGTGTGCTGGTATTCTACGAGGGCGAACCCAAGACCCCCAGTTCTCGTCAAACCAACCCGGCCGCAGAACCCTCCAGCAGCCCTGCCTTTGAAGCCCTTCGCAAGTGGCGCAGCCAGAAAGCCAAGCAAGAGGGGGTTCCGCCTTATGTAATCGCCACCAATGCCGAGCTACAGGCCATTCTAAAGAGCAAGCCCAAAACCCCGGCAGAGTTGGGTGAGGTCAAGGGGTTGAGCCAGGCCAAGGTTCAGAAATATGGCCGAGAAATCCTGCAAATATTGAACCAGGCCTTGTAG
- a CDS encoding TatD family hydrolase produces MTDTHCHLDYMEPEETQAAIEASRDFKAILTIGTNPIRDRKALTLAEAHPHIWAAVGLHPTEAMLLSPELEADLLHLAQHPKVRAIGETGLDFYWTPETRLAQYKALDFQHQLAQTLRLPLIFHVRSKEGSQAEIEIASWLLQNKPSRFVLHAFGGHPRLLEVGLLLGAYFGFAGPLTYKKNTALREAAKEIPLNRLLIETDAPFLPPEPYRGKRNHPALARFTLAKLAEIRNMEIEVMESLTDQNAQVCFGF; encoded by the coding sequence ATGACCGACACCCACTGTCACCTGGACTATATGGAGCCCGAGGAAACCCAGGCCGCCATCGAAGCCTCAAGGGACTTCAAGGCCATCCTGACCATCGGAACCAACCCCATCCGCGACCGCAAGGCCCTGACCCTGGCCGAGGCTCACCCCCACATCTGGGCCGCCGTAGGCCTGCACCCCACTGAGGCCATGCTGCTATCGCCGGAGCTCGAGGCCGACCTGCTCCACCTGGCCCAACACCCCAAGGTACGCGCCATTGGCGAAACCGGGCTGGACTTCTACTGGACGCCCGAGACGCGGCTGGCCCAGTACAAGGCCCTGGATTTCCAGCACCAGCTTGCTCAGACCCTGAGGCTCCCGCTCATCTTTCACGTTCGCAGCAAGGAAGGCAGCCAGGCTGAAATCGAAATAGCCAGCTGGCTCTTGCAAAACAAGCCCTCGAGGTTCGTTCTTCACGCCTTTGGGGGACACCCCAGGCTGCTGGAGGTGGGGCTTTTGCTGGGGGCCTACTTTGGCTTTGCTGGGCCGCTGACCTACAAAAAGAACACCGCCTTGCGCGAAGCCGCTAAAGAGATTCCCCTAAACCGCCTGCTCATCGAGACCGATGCCCCTTTTCTCCCGCCTGAACCCTACCGGGGCAAGCGCAACCACCCCGCCTTGGCCCGCTTTACCCTGGCCAAGCTGGCTGAGATCCGCAACATGGAAATCGAGGTTATGGAAAGCCTTACCGACCAGAACGCTCAGGTCTGTTTCGGGTTTTAG
- a CDS encoding lipocalin family protein encodes MRLWTIALLFALTGCLPTLQAVNPDQAPSADNWGPNNAPLEWWYVSGYLPDEGLAFHWALFKAYAPQNWQVGFINPAIFFPGPYHASHIALTDLRTNQKLFEERFDFRTDRPRGDSLVAYPPLRIEQGDWKLLQEGNSYRLSAGPIQVHLTPLKPAVVHPPGYSGTAETGRMYYVSFTRMALEGVIAGRPVRGEAWMDHQWGDQIGSQGSATGLGALWDWYGLHLSDGTDLMLYRVKNAKGEVVQLAGTATLPNGQIRELANLQMTPLESWTSPSGRTYNLAWQVVAEGLSLRLEPLRKDQELLTASTRVAYWEGPVAGSGTWQGQAVQAKGMGEFVAGPYNPPGSLFGLPVQGR; translated from the coding sequence ATGCGCCTTTGGACCATAGCCCTGCTGTTTGCTCTTACCGGCTGCTTGCCTACTTTGCAGGCCGTGAATCCTGATCAGGCTCCGAGTGCCGACAACTGGGGGCCCAACAATGCGCCCCTGGAATGGTGGTACGTCTCGGGCTACCTACCCGACGAAGGGCTGGCCTTCCATTGGGCCTTGTTCAAGGCCTACGCACCGCAGAACTGGCAGGTGGGCTTCATCAACCCTGCTATATTTTTCCCCGGCCCCTACCACGCCTCGCACATCGCCCTAACCGATCTGCGCACCAACCAGAAGCTGTTCGAGGAACGCTTCGACTTCCGCACCGACCGCCCGCGCGGCGACAGCCTGGTAGCCTACCCCCCTTTGCGCATCGAGCAGGGGGACTGGAAGCTGCTGCAGGAGGGCAATAGCTACCGGCTTTCGGCAGGCCCCATCCAGGTGCACCTGACCCCGCTCAAACCCGCGGTGGTGCATCCGCCGGGGTACTCGGGAACCGCCGAGACCGGGCGCATGTACTACGTGTCCTTTACCCGCATGGCCCTCGAGGGCGTAATTGCGGGCAGGCCAGTGCGTGGCGAGGCCTGGATGGATCACCAGTGGGGCGACCAGATTGGGAGCCAGGGGAGTGCTACCGGGCTGGGGGCGCTATGGGACTGGTATGGGCTGCATCTCTCCGATGGCACCGACCTGATGCTCTACCGGGTCAAGAATGCTAAAGGGGAGGTGGTGCAACTCGCCGGCACCGCCACGCTTCCCAACGGGCAGATTCGTGAACTGGCGAACCTCCAGATGACCCCCCTGGAAAGCTGGACCTCGCCCAGTGGTCGCACCTACAACCTGGCCTGGCAGGTTGTAGCCGAGGGGCTGAGCCTCCGCCTGGAGCCCCTGCGAAAAGACCAGGAACTTCTGACCGCCTCGACGCGGGTGGCCTATTGGGAGGGCCCGGTGGCGGGCAGCGGAACCTGGCAGGGCCAAGCTGTGCAGGCAAAGGGCATGGGCGAGTTTGTGGCCGGGCCCTACAACCCGCCGGGAAGCCTATTTGGTCTTCCGGTTCAGGGGCGATAG
- a CDS encoding WecB/TagA/CpsF family glycosyltransferase, producing the protein MQRVEILETPVDLVNLEQTLAWIEEKLTQPLPHCAQIITTNPEAVVRAQSDPALKQALQESELVTADGVGIVWAVSRLTTHKLADRVPGSEILPAIFARLGPRLKVYFLGAAPGVAERAAQNAQARWGIQVCGVQDGYFKDEEAVVAAIHQAQPDLLVVGMGERQDTFIHRHKARLGAKVAIGVGGMIDVLAGEVRRVPRWAQKLKIEWLVRIASDRKRWGRFPRLLKFVGLVLASPRAPRVTR; encoded by the coding sequence ATGCAGCGGGTAGAGATACTCGAGACTCCGGTAGATCTGGTGAACCTGGAGCAAACCCTGGCTTGGATAGAGGAAAAACTCACCCAACCCCTCCCCCACTGTGCCCAGATCATCACCACCAACCCCGAGGCTGTGGTGCGGGCCCAGTCCGATCCTGCTCTCAAACAAGCCCTGCAGGAGAGTGAACTTGTCACCGCCGACGGGGTGGGCATCGTCTGGGCCGTGAGCCGACTCACCACCCACAAACTTGCAGACCGGGTGCCGGGATCGGAAATCCTGCCGGCTATTTTTGCAAGGCTTGGCCCTCGACTAAAGGTCTACTTTCTAGGGGCCGCACCAGGGGTGGCCGAGCGAGCGGCCCAGAATGCCCAAGCACGCTGGGGTATTCAGGTTTGCGGTGTGCAGGACGGTTATTTCAAGGATGAAGAGGCCGTTGTCGCGGCCATTCACCAGGCCCAACCCGATCTACTGGTCGTGGGGATGGGCGAGCGACAGGACACCTTCATCCACCGCCACAAAGCCCGGCTGGGCGCCAAGGTAGCCATTGGCGTGGGCGGCATGATAGATGTGCTGGCCGGTGAGGTACGCCGGGTTCCGCGCTGGGCGCAAAAGCTCAAAATCGAGTGGCTGGTGCGCATTGCCAGTGACCGAAAACGCTGGGGCCGATTCCCCAGACTGCTTAAGTTTGTGGGCCTGGTTCTGGCAAGCCCTCGAGCCCCTCGCGTTACCCGCTGA
- a CDS encoding 2-phosphosulfolactate phosphatase, with protein MTIRVDLIPKPPYPQPVLLVDVFYGSAVGMLLAAGVKEVWVAKSVRAARILAEGGSLLLGEEEGLPPEGFHNGLSLVALGKQRFQAQSCVLLAKPLAESLEQLPQGSALAYFRNARQAIQYAVDMQIDTVVAATQAKLEPSLANTVAAGFLAKRLHQALGQWGTLQDGARLATALLKSFPDPQESLVQSDLGKQLYRVGRSEDLALASLVSVEERVPRLTQVRVLKADQYGLSKDRFGFCFQER; from the coding sequence GTGACGATTCGGGTAGATCTGATTCCCAAACCCCCCTATCCCCAACCGGTGTTGCTGGTAGATGTTTTTTACGGCAGCGCAGTAGGCATGCTGCTGGCTGCCGGCGTTAAAGAGGTCTGGGTTGCCAAAAGTGTGCGGGCCGCCCGGATTCTTGCCGAGGGTGGCAGCCTGTTGCTGGGCGAAGAGGAAGGCCTTCCGCCCGAGGGATTCCACAACGGCCTGTCGCTGGTCGCCTTGGGCAAGCAGCGCTTCCAGGCACAAAGCTGTGTTCTGCTGGCCAAGCCCCTGGCCGAGTCGCTCGAGCAGCTACCCCAGGGAAGTGCCCTGGCCTACTTCCGCAACGCTCGACAGGCCATCCAGTACGCGGTGGACATGCAGATAGACACGGTGGTCGCAGCCACCCAGGCCAAACTCGAGCCCAGCCTGGCCAACACCGTCGCGGCAGGCTTTCTTGCCAAACGCTTACACCAGGCCCTGGGCCAGTGGGGCACCTTGCAGGACGGGGCCCGGCTGGCCACTGCTCTGCTTAAGTCCTTTCCGGACCCCCAGGAATCGCTGGTACAGTCCGATCTAGGCAAGCAACTCTATCGCGTTGGACGTAGTGAAGACCTGGCCCTGGCGAGCTTGGTCAGTGTGGAAGAGCGGGTACCCCGGCTAACCCAGGTGCGGGTACTGAAGGCTGATCAGTACGGCCTCAGCAAAGATCGCTTCGGTTTTTGTTTTCAGGAGAGGTAG